The following is a genomic window from Clostridium sp..
CGACCACAGTGCCTATGTTCCAGGAGTATTATCAAGGAAAAAACAGATAATTCCACCGCTTACCACTGCCATTGCAAAACATAGAAATTAAAAACAGACCCGAAGAATATTGTTTGTATCTTCGGGCCTGTTTTTAATCCGTTATTTCGCTTATATCCACAGTTTTCATCCTCAAGTTTCCAAAGTTTCCTCCAGTTCCGTCATCTCCCGCATAATCCTCCTGCTCCCCACGGGAAAGTGATGGATATGTTTGTATCTGCATGTTTTGATTATAATCTACTGGTGGATACATGTAAGGATCCACGGCATAAATCGGAATTGTTGGAATAGAAGGATATATAAACGGCATACCATAATAAGTATAAGGTGGATAACCATATCCCATATCCGGATATTTGTACATACAAAATTCCCCCCAAAATATTAAATCAATATATTATATGTATGTACAAACCATAAGTTTACTATAAAATAGATTTTTATCTTTTCATGCTGTTTATAAGCCCCCACATCTCATCTGACGTGCTCAATGCCTTGGCGCTCAATTCAAAAGCACGCTGGGAGAGTATCATCTCCGACATTTCCTTTCCCACATCAACATTCGACTGTTCAAGAAATCCCTGCTGTATGGATACATCATTATTTTGGTATATCCGGGCTCCCGGCTTTGGAGAATATAAATTGTTCCCTATGGATATCATTGAATCATCTCCAACAACATTGTAGACATTTATCTTTCCATATAATACGTCCTGATCCCCATTTTGTATATATACATATCCCTCTTTGTCCACAAGAAAGTTATCCTTTGTAAGTTCACCTGCACGTGCACCATTTTCAAGGACCATATTGACCCTGTTTCCACTCTGGTCAACCAGTGTACCAGCACTATCTACAATAAAATCTCCTGCCCTTTCATAGGCTGCCTGCCCGTTTGCAAGGGTAACTCTGAAAAAACCCTGCCCGTCTATGGCCAGATCTGTTTTTTTGCCGGTTTCAACAAGACTTCCCTCCTGTGTGTTTCTGATCCATTGTGAAGTTTTTGAGCCATCTCCGCTTATCAACTTTGTATCAGAATTTTGATTTACAGGATATCCTCTTCTGTCGAGAGTTTCATACATCAAATCCTGAAAATTCACATTCTCGGATTTGTATCCGGTAGTATTGACATTCGCCAAATTGTTTGATATACTATTTAATTTTTCCTGCTGAGCATTCATTGCACTTGTACTGTTCCATATTGCCCTAAGCATGTTATCCACCTCCCAAAATTTAAATATCAGACCCTTCCAACTTCATTTACAAGCTTATCCAAAGTTTCATCTATTGACTGTACCGCCTTCTGATTTGTCTCAAAAGTTCTCATTGTAGTAAGCATGTCTGCCATTGCATTTACTACATTCACATTCGAGCTTTCAAGGGAATTCTGCTTTACATTCACAGCGTTGGACTCTACGGCACCATTTCCACTGTATAGATTGTCTCCTACCTTGGTGAGAGCATTGTAGTCATTGAAATCAACAGTATCCAATTTGTATCTTTGGGTACCGTCTATACTTATATTTCCCTGGGAATCACATACCATCTTTCCATTTCCAACATCCACAGGCCCCAATGCACCAGTTTGAGTATTCCTGGCAAGTACCGTATCTCCTGCATCATCCACAAGAATTCCGTTTATATTTACGTGGAAGTGTCCGTCTCTAGTATAATATGTAGTATTGCCATTGCCTTCCTGCCTGGACACTGCAAAAAATCCCCTCCCGTCTATGGCAAAATCCGTAGCTATTCCCGTATCCTGAATAGTACCACTGCTGAATTCGGAATTCACGCCGTTTACTCTACTTCCAAGACTTATATCACCTATAACATTCCTTACATTCTTTCCACCAACTACCTTGTCATAATTCTGAAGAAGCATTTCTCCAAAATCTCCAACTGAAAGATCATCCTGCTTGAAACCAACAGTATTGGCATTTGCAATATTATTCGTAAGTACATCCTGCTTTGCTTCCTGTGTTATCATTCCTGAAACTGCCGTATAAAAGCTTCTAATCATTTTTTACCTCCATTATCTTTATTTATTACTTTCATTTCTTCAGGATACTGCATACCCAGAGATCTTGCCTTTTGTTCTATCTGGGTTTTGCTCATTTGATATTGAATTTTTGCCTGCAGCATTACTGAAGTTGCAAGTATTATTCCGATACCAATACCTAGAAGAATCTTTCCGTCACTCAAGAAATCCGTGATTTCAGTTATTTTATGTATAATTCCTTTATTAATAGCAATTCCCCCTTGCCTATACCAGTTTTTTCTGATATCTCATCCATTGATACTTTATCATCAATCATTCTCTTTATTTCATCTATTTTAACATTATTGTAATTTTCAAATTCAGAATTTCCAGTTTCCTTTTCATCTTTATCTCCATGTTTATTTAGTTTGACACTATTTTCCTTTAGATTTTCTATTTCCTTTTGGAGTTCAAAAATTGTCTCCCCGAATTCATTTCTGAGTTTTCCTATTTCAATCTCAAATTTTTCACTTGATTCCTGTTTTAAATCAAGTTGATTTTTAAACGAGTTCTTTTCTCTAAGTACAGCTCGTGCATTAAAAATTATAATTACTATTCCTATCACAAAAAGTACAATTGTCTCCATTTAAATATCTCCATTCCTAGGCCTTGTATTTTAATTTGGACATTGCTTTTCTAAGATGTATGATTGCCCTGCTGTGAAGCTGGCATACTCTTGATTCTGAAACATTTAAAATATGTCCTATTTTCTTGAGTGTCAGTCCCTCGTAATAATAGAGTGTAAGTATAAGGTTGTCCTTTTCATTTAGCAATTGCAGAGCCATAGTCAAATATTCCAGTTCTTCTTTCTCCTCAAGTATCTTTTCAGGACTCGGACTTTTATCATCTTCTATAGTACCCATGATTGGAATATCATCATCATCTGAAAATATTAAATTTTCCAGGGATACTACGGATATGTAATTTATATAGTTCTCTATTTCAACCATGCTTTTTATGGAAATATTGAGTTTTTGAGATATCTCTGAAGCAGTTGGTTCTCTGCCAAGTTCCTTCTGCAGAGTTTCTACAGCCTGATTGTATCTGTTGAGTTTATCCATCGCGCCTTTTGAAATTGGACTGTTTTTTCTGAGTTCATCTATCATTGAACCCCTTATACGGATTGAGGCATAAGTTGAAAATTTCATTCCACGCTCTTCATCAAATTTGTTTATAGCATCCATAAGTCCAACTATGCCATAGCTCACGAGATCTTCATATTCTATATATTTTGTCTTTCCTATTATAACTCTGGATGCAATATACTTTACAAGAGGAAGATATCTTTTTACTAGTTCTTCTTTTATATTTGACTCTTTTGATATGGCCATTATTCATCCTCCCTTGTTCTTTTCTTTACTTGTTCTCTCATAATTCTAAATACAAGTGCTATTATCTTCTCCCTGTTTTTCTCGTCTATATTTATAAAGGATACACCGCATATTAATTTTCTCTTCTTTATATCCCTGTCAATTCTAACAAGTCTGCCTTTTACTGTTATATTTTCATTTCCAGCGGGTATGGTAAGCAGAAGTATCTTTCCGTATGAGAACCTTCTCTCTAAGCCAATGTCTATAGAAAGTTTCATACCCCCTCCACTTATGTTAAGTGACGTTGCATTGAAAAAATCTATCTGATCATCCAGATGCTTTGAGTCCTTAACCGTTGGAACAATTGCACATAGTATATCCATAGTCATTGGAACTCTCACAAAATTTCTTCTCTGGTAGAATCTAATATTCTCAGGTTTTTTAATATCTATTATGAGAACCCTGTCTATTCTTCGGGAAGTTACAACCGTATCAAAACTATACATCTGCTTTTGCTTTTTATGAAAATATATGCATCTTATGCTGTCACCTCTTCTAAGTGGAAGGTATTTACCTTCATTTACCGGAATACTTATTCCTATAGTGTCTTCCCCCACGTCCTGTATATTGCTCTTGTAAAAACCATCTTCCATTTCAATTTCTATTTTGCTGTTCACTCGAAATTCAATGTTGCAGTCCATACACCCATCTTCTCCTTACGAAAAAATATTAAAAATCTTCTTGAATAACTCCTGAACTCCACTCTGATTTTCAGCTGATTTGACACCAATCAATTTATTTACTATGAAGTTCACATCTTTTGATGCATCTGATACAGGGTAATTTATTATAAATGGAATCTGTTTTCTAACTGCCTGTACTATTTTTCTGTCTTCCGATATGCAGCCTAGATAATTGAGTTTGATGTCCAGGAATCTACATACAGCGGCATTAAACTTGTCAAAAGTTTTTGCGCCTTCTTTCCTACTTGCAACCTTGTTTATAATCACATTGGCAGAATCTTTGATTTTAAAATGATCTACAGCCTTTACCAGACTATAGGCATCCATAAGCGCAGTAGGTTCAGGTGTAGTAATTACAAACAGTTCATCACAGCAGTTTATAAAGCCAAGTACTGTTTTATTTATACCAGCTCCTGTATCCATTATTATGTAATCGAGATTTTCAAGCTTTGAAAGTTTTTTAATAAAGCTGTTTCTTTTTTCATCATCTGCATCACCAAATTTTGGTATTCCCGTTCCACCAGGCAGCAGCTGTATACCAAAAGGTCCTTTTATTATTACATCTTCAATAGTCTTATCTTTAAACATTATATCATATACACTGTATTTAGGTAAAAATCCCATAAGTAAATCGTCATTTCCCATTCCCATATCTGCATCAAATATCAGCACCTTTTTTTTCATCTTCTGCAGACATATGGCTGCATTTACAACAAAATTGCTCTTTCCGACTCCGCCCTTCCCGGAAGTAACTGTAATTATGACAGGTTTTGAACTGCTTGAGTTTTTCACATCTGATTTTTGGCTTTCCTCTGCAAGTTTTCTTAACTTTTCCGCTTGATCTAGCATATTATATCCTCTCCTGTCACAAGCTTTGCCAGTTCACCGGAATTCATAACCTTGATATCCTCTGGAACATTCTGTCCTGTAGTTACAAAACTTACAGGCTTCTTTGCCGCTTCTATAATATTCAATATGGAACCATATGTAGAGGTCTCATCAAGTTTTGTTATTATTATATTGCTGTAGTTCAATTCCCTGTATCCATCTACTATTACATCAATATCCCTATTTTTAGTGGTACAGCTTATTACCAGATGTATATTATTGGTATTTACCTTGTCTATAAAAGCCCTCAGCTCGGATATCTGCATCTTGTTTTTACTGCTTCTTCCCGTTGTGTCAACAAGAACCACATCACATTCCTTCATGCTGTCAATGGCCTTTTCCATTTCCTTGATGCTTATGACTACTTTAAATGGTATGTTCATTATGTCGGCATAGGTTCTCAGCTGTTCTACCGCACCTATTCTATATGTATCTATGGTTATAAGCCCGACTTTCTTTTTTTCAATCAAAGACAGTCTTCCTGCAAGCTTTGCAATAGTAGTAGTCTTTCCAACACCTGTAGGGCCTACGAGAACTACTGCATTTTCAAGTGGTTTGTTTTCAACCTTTATCATTTCAGCTACAATGCTGTCAAGTTTTTCACTTTCCTCGCCGTCATCCCCTGCATCCTCCATGTTCCTCATTATTTTCTTGATTACAGCTTCATCTAAATCAATGCTTTCCAGTCTGAGTTGAAGTTTGGTCTTCCCCACCGGTACATTCTTGCTGTTCATCATGTCATCCAGCATTCCCCTCATTTTTCTGACTTCTTCAACCAGACTGTCATTATTTCTATTCTGGGGATTATATACGGGCTGAATTTTTTTTGAGCTGTTAATCTTTGCTTTATTACCTACAGCTTTTTTTAATGCCTCTATGCTTCCTCTCATTTCCTCTGAATTATCATCTTTTTGCCTCGAATTGTCCACTGCTGCTGTAACTTCAAGTATCTTCTTTGAGAAAAAGCCGAGGAATCCCCCTTTTCTTATTTTTCTCTGACTTATTATAACCGCTTCTCTCCCGAGTTCATACCTGATTCTTGTAATGGCTTCATTCATATTTTTGACCTTGTACCTTCGTATAATCATTATATTGAAACCACTCCTTCTGTTTTGATTTCCACATCATTTGGTATTTCATTCAATGAAAGAACATTAACTGAAGGAAACACCATTTCAATAAGCTTTCTGAAGGCTGCACGAATTTTGGGAGATACCAGTATTACCGGCTGATTGTCATAAAAATATACGGAATCCAGTACTTTTCTTATGGAGGCCAGTACTTTGCTTGTAGTATCAGGATCTATAGCCGGAAAAGAACCCTGCATGGACTTCTGTATATTCTGTCCTACAATATCCTCCAGCTGCTGTGAAAGTGTAACCACTGTTATAGTGTTGTTGTCATCAATCAGAGAATTGCATATGCTCCTTCCAAGGGCAAATCTCACATATTCGGTAAGCAGTTCTATATCCTTGGTATTTCTAGAGTTGTCTGCCAGGGATTCCAGTATTGTAACCATATCCTTTATAGGTACCCTCTCCCGGAGAAGATTTTGAAGTACCTTCTGTACCTCTCCTATTGTAAGCAGGTCAGGTATGAGTTCCTCAACCACAGTAGGATACTTTTCCTTGACGGAGTCAAGTATGAGTTTGACCTCCTGTCTTCCAATAAGCTCATGGGAATGCTTCTTGATTGTTTCAGTAAGATGCGTCACCATTACCGTAGTAGGATCTACCACGGTAAATCCCTTTATTTCCGCCTCTTCCCTCTGGTCGTTGTTTATCCACGTAGCCGGCAGTCCAAAAGACGGCTCCTTTGTACTTATACCTGCAATCGTGTTTTCCCCATTGGCAGGGTCCATACATAGAAGCATGTTTGGCATGAGCTCTCCTTTTGCCACAACAGTCCCACGTATCTTTATCACATACTCATTTGTGCTAAGCTGCAGATTGTCCCTTATTCTTATGGGCTGGACTATAATACCCATTTCTATGGCACACTGTCTTCTGACGGAAGTTATTCTCTGCAGCAGATCTCCCCCTGAGCTTTCATCTGCAAGTGGAATCAAGCCATAGCCTATTTCCACCTCCATGGGCTCTACGGATATAAGATTCATCACATTTTCAGGCTCTTTATCCTCTATCTCGGAAATCTGCTGCTGTTCTGCATGTATCTGCTCCATATTTCTCTGAAGTTCATCCTTGTACAGAAAATATGCGGCGGCTACACAGAAAGCAGACAGGACCAAAAATGCTATGTGCGGAAGTCCTGGTATCATTGCCATAAAAAGAAGTACGGCACCGGCAATACCTATTACCTTTGGAAATCCTGTAAGCTGCTTCACAGCCAGGGTACCAAAATTTTCGTTGCTTCCAGAACGTGTAACCAGTATACCTGATGCCGTAGATATCAAAAGGGCAGGTATCTGTGATACCAGTCCGTCTCCTATAGTAAGCCTTGTATAAGTCTGTGCAGCAGTAGCTGCATCCATTCCATGGAATACTACACCCATAACAATTCCGGCTACTGCATTTATAACTACAATTATAAGTGATGCTATTGCATCTCCTTTTACAAATTTCGAGGCACCATCCATGGCACCATAGAAGTCCGCCTCCTTCTGGAGTTTCGTCCTTCTGTCTCTCGCACCTTTTTCATCAATAAGTCCCGAGTTCAAATCTGCATCTATGCTCATCTGTTTTCCAGGCATTGCATCCAGTGTGAATCTGGCTGAAACCTCTGCAACCCTGCTTGCTCCATTGGTTATTACAATAAACTGAACTATTATTATAATCAGGAATATAATTATTCCGACTACATAATTGCCTCCTACGACAAACCCTCCAAAAGCATTTATAACTTCACCTGCATAAGCATCCCTGAGTATGAGTCTTACAGATGAGATATTCAGGGCAACCCTGAACAGGGTAGTTATCAAGAGCAGTGTAGGAAATACTGAAAACTGCAATATCTCCGTGGTAAACATTGTTAAAAGTATGATAACTATTGACAGGGTTATATTGAAGGCAATAAATATATCCAGTAATTTGGAAGGAAGTGGAATTATAATCATAAATACCACCATTATAACAACCATTGCCATTATTATGTCAATATTATCTTTTAAACTGAATCTCTTCTTGCTGTTTTCCAAAAATATCACCTCATCTTGTAAACCAGAGCCAGTATCTCAGCTACTGTCTGGTACATGTCCACTGGTATTTCCTGATCAATTTCAACCTGCTTGAATATAAGCCGTGCCAGTGTCCTATTTTCAAATATCGGCACTTTGTTGTCCTTTGCCACCTGTTTTATCCTGAGAGCTACGGCATCCAGCCCCTTTGCTACGAGAACAGGTGCATTCTGTCCATCTTCATATTTAAGTGCTATAGCTACATGTGTAGGGTTTGTAACTACCACAGTAGCTTTGGGAACCTCCTGCATCATTCTCCTCATTGCAATTTCCCTCTGCTTCTGCTTTATCTTTCCCTTTATCTGGGGATCTCCTTCATCCTGCTTGTATTCTTCTTTGACTTCCTGTTTGGACATTTTAAGATCCCTGTTGTACTGGAATATCTGAAACATATAATCTATAATTGCAATGACAATCAAAATAAGGGTTATCCTGAAAAATATACTTACAGCAAGACTTCCTACAGCCTTTGCTACAGCCTGTACATTTAGCTGTCCCAAAGTCAATATGTACATATAATTGTCTTTTATGAATTTATAACCTACATATCCTACTATTACAACTATCAAAGTGTCCTTCAGAAGCTCCATTACAGCTCTAAGTGAAAACATCCTCTTGAATCCATTTATAGGATTCAGCTTTGTAAAATCCGGTTTTAAAGGTTCAAAGCTCATGAGTCCCCTTGTCTGCACCAGATTTGCAAGCACACCCATTACAAGTATTGGAAGGACAAGCGGCAGAAAAACAACTGCCAGTCTCCATATAGTTATGAACAATATCTTGTTCAAACTTTCGTAGTTTAGGGAAATCCTCATGTAATCATTGAGGAAGGTCCTCATTGTATAACCAAGCTGTGATCCTGCGTATCCACCGAGAACTGCAATAACCAGAGTTGATGCAAGCAGCGTTACAGCCAGACCTATTTCTTTGCTTTTTGCAATCTGCCCCTTCTTCCTTGCATCACTTTTTTTCCTCGGTGTTGCCTGTTCCGTTTTATCATCTTTTGCAAATACGAGAAGCACAGGAAGGGTATTGTAAAATCCCTTCATGGAATCGGGTATTGCATTGAATGAATTTTCCACAAGTTTCAAGAATATCGGGAGTGCCAGGCAGAAAGATGCAAGTCCCACCAGAATTTTAACTGGAAGTCCCAGTATCATTATATTCAACTGGGGAACAGTTCTGGCAATAAGCGACATTGTCAAATCGGTAAACAGAATTATCAGGACTATAGGTGCAGCTATCTGCACCGCAATAGTGAAGTACTCTATAAATGCCTTTATTATCACATTAATAGATCCCTGTGCCAGGAAAAAGTTTCCAAGCTTTATTATATTAAAACTCTCTATTATGGACCTTATAAGCATATGATGTCCATCAACTGCAAGGAAAACCACCATGCTGAACCAGTACAGAAGGCGCTCAAGCAAGGTAGTATTGCTGCTTGAGGAAGGATCGAACATACTCATCATTGCAAAACCCACTTGCATATCCATAACATTACCCGCGAATCTCACCATTGAAAAACAGAGATTTGTCAAGAAACCAAGGGTAAGTCCCGCAGATACTTCATTCAGACAGTTGAATATAAACGGCAGGGTACTATTTATATCATTTATGGAAGAATAATTTATACCAGGCATCAATATATAGGCTATTACCAATGCAAGTCCTACCTTTACCGATGCCGGAGTTCCTGCAGGGAAAAATATAGGTACCAGTGCAAAAAAGCAAAATATCCTTATGGATACAAGCACCAGTGCCGTAAAATATAAAGTATCTATCACATCATTCCACTCCTATTTGCATCTACCGGGTTATCTGCGCTATATATGTAAAAATCCTTTCAGTAAAATTTACAAGCTGATGAAGCATCCAGCTTCCGGTAATAAGTCCTACTACGGCCACGGCAATGAGTTTAGGCACAAAAGTAAGTGTCTGTTCCTGTATCTGGGTAGTAGCCTGAAATATACTTATTATCAGTCCAACCAGTATTGCAACCAGAAGAATGGGTGCCGATACCAGAAGGCCCGTCTGTATTGAATCCTTTATAATTCCGATTACCATGTTCTCACTCATCTAATTCACCTCACGAAAAGCTCAAAATCAGCGATTTTACAAGCAGATACCAGCCATCTACCATAACGAACAACAACAATTTAAATGGAAGTGATATCATTACAGGTGGAAGCATGAACATTCCCATGGACATGAGGACACTTGCCACCACAAGATCTATTATCATAAAAGGTATGTATATCAAAAATCCTATTTGAAAAGCAGTCTTGAGTTCACTTATTACGTATGCGGGAATAACTACATTCAAAGGTGCATTGTCCGCTGTTACCTTGTAGTTCAATTTAGCCTCGTCTACAAACAATTTCAGATCCTTCTGTCTTGTCTGTCTGAGCATGAAGCTTCTGAGAGGCTTTGCACCAGCCTCTATCGCCTGCTCCTGCGTAATTCTGTTCTGCATATACGGCTTGAGGGCATTTGAATTTATAGTTGAATATACAGGATACATTATGTACACAGTCAGGAACAAAGCAAGTCCAACTAATACCGTATTGGGAGGTGACTGCTGTGTTCCCATGGCATTTCTTAAAAAACCGAACACCACTATGATTCTCACAAAACTTGTCATCATCATTATAAAAGAAGGAAGCAGGGTAAGCACCGTCAGCATTATGAGCAGTCTTATATTTTGAACATACTGCTGTGGAGTAGAGGCACCTGCATTGTCCATGGATATATTTATATTTGGTATGGGCATTGCCTGTGATGGATCCGGTGCCGCATATGCGGTGCTGGAAGCCATGACAACTACAGCAATTGCCAGAATTGAAACAGCCATAAAATTTCTGCTAAGTTTACTATTCATGTCTATCTTCCTTTTTTGCAACTAAGTTTTTAATAAAT
Proteins encoded in this region:
- a CDS encoding flagellar hook-basal body complex protein; protein product: MLRAIWNSTSAMNAQQEKLNSISNNLANVNTTGYKSENVNFQDLMYETLDRRGYPVNQNSDTKLISGDGSKTSQWIRNTQEGSLVETGKKTDLAIDGQGFFRVTLANGQAAYERAGDFIVDSAGTLVDQSGNRVNMVLENGARAGELTKDNFLVDKEGYVYIQNGDQDVLYGKINVYNVVGDDSMISIGNNLYSPKPGARIYQNNDVSIQQGFLEQSNVDVGKEMSEMILSQRAFELSAKALSTSDEMWGLINSMKR
- a CDS encoding flagellar basal-body rod protein FlgG; this encodes MIRSFYTAVSGMITQEAKQDVLTNNIANANTVGFKQDDLSVGDFGEMLLQNYDKVVGGKNVRNVIGDISLGSRVNGVNSEFSSGTIQDTGIATDFAIDGRGFFAVSRQEGNGNTTYYTRDGHFHVNINGILVDDAGDTVLARNTQTGALGPVDVGNGKMVCDSQGNISIDGTQRYKLDTVDFNDYNALTKVGDNLYSGNGAVESNAVNVKQNSLESSNVNVVNAMADMLTTMRTFETNQKAVQSIDETLDKLVNEVGRV
- a CDS encoding FliA/WhiG family RNA polymerase sigma factor, yielding MAISKESNIKEELVKRYLPLVKYIASRVIIGKTKYIEYEDLVSYGIVGLMDAINKFDEERGMKFSTYASIRIRGSMIDELRKNSPISKGAMDKLNRYNQAVETLQKELGREPTASEISQKLNISIKSMVEIENYINYISVVSLENLIFSDDDDIPIMGTIEDDKSPSPEKILEEKEELEYLTMALQLLNEKDNLILTLYYYEGLTLKKIGHILNVSESRVCQLHSRAIIHLRKAMSKLKYKA
- a CDS encoding flagellar brake protein gives rise to the protein MDCNIEFRVNSKIEIEMEDGFYKSNIQDVGEDTIGISIPVNEGKYLPLRRGDSIRCIYFHKKQKQMYSFDTVVTSRRIDRVLIIDIKKPENIRFYQRRNFVRVPMTMDILCAIVPTVKDSKHLDDQIDFFNATSLNISGGGMKLSIDIGLERRFSYGKILLLTIPAGNENITVKGRLVRIDRDIKKRKLICGVSFINIDEKNREKIIALVFRIMREQVKKRTREDE
- a CDS encoding MinD/ParA family protein, with protein sequence MLDQAEKLRKLAEESQKSDVKNSSSSKPVIITVTSGKGGVGKSNFVVNAAICLQKMKKKVLIFDADMGMGNDDLLMGFLPKYSVYDIMFKDKTIEDVIIKGPFGIQLLPGGTGIPKFGDADDEKRNSFIKKLSKLENLDYIIMDTGAGINKTVLGFINCCDELFVITTPEPTALMDAYSLVKAVDHFKIKDSANVIINKVASRKEGAKTFDKFNAAVCRFLDIKLNYLGCISEDRKIVQAVRKQIPFIINYPVSDASKDVNFIVNKLIGVKSAENQSGVQELFKKIFNIFS
- the flhF gene encoding flagellar biosynthesis protein FlhF, yielding MIIRRYKVKNMNEAITRIRYELGREAVIISQRKIRKGGFLGFFSKKILEVTAAVDNSRQKDDNSEEMRGSIEALKKAVGNKAKINSSKKIQPVYNPQNRNNDSLVEEVRKMRGMLDDMMNSKNVPVGKTKLQLRLESIDLDEAVIKKIMRNMEDAGDDGEESEKLDSIVAEMIKVENKPLENAVVLVGPTGVGKTTTIAKLAGRLSLIEKKKVGLITIDTYRIGAVEQLRTYADIMNIPFKVVISIKEMEKAIDSMKECDVVLVDTTGRSSKNKMQISELRAFIDKVNTNNIHLVISCTTKNRDIDVIVDGYRELNYSNIIITKLDETSTYGSILNIIEAAKKPVSFVTTGQNVPEDIKVMNSGELAKLVTGEDIIC
- the flhA gene encoding flagellar biosynthesis protein FlhA, translating into MAMVVIMVVFMIIIPLPSKLLDIFIAFNITLSIVIILLTMFTTEILQFSVFPTLLLITTLFRVALNISSVRLILRDAYAGEVINAFGGFVVGGNYVVGIIIFLIIIIVQFIVITNGASRVAEVSARFTLDAMPGKQMSIDADLNSGLIDEKGARDRRTKLQKEADFYGAMDGASKFVKGDAIASLIIVVINAVAGIVMGVVFHGMDAATAAQTYTRLTIGDGLVSQIPALLISTASGILVTRSGSNENFGTLAVKQLTGFPKVIGIAGAVLLFMAMIPGLPHIAFLVLSAFCVAAAYFLYKDELQRNMEQIHAEQQQISEIEDKEPENVMNLISVEPMEVEIGYGLIPLADESSGGDLLQRITSVRRQCAIEMGIIVQPIRIRDNLQLSTNEYVIKIRGTVVAKGELMPNMLLCMDPANGENTIAGISTKEPSFGLPATWINNDQREEAEIKGFTVVDPTTVMVTHLTETIKKHSHELIGRQEVKLILDSVKEKYPTVVEELIPDLLTIGEVQKVLQNLLRERVPIKDMVTILESLADNSRNTKDIELLTEYVRFALGRSICNSLIDDNNTITVVTLSQQLEDIVGQNIQKSMQGSFPAIDPDTTSKVLASIRKVLDSVYFYDNQPVILVSPKIRAAFRKLIEMVFPSVNVLSLNEIPNDVEIKTEGVVSI
- a CDS encoding fused FliR family export protein/FlhB family type III secretion system protein → MIDTLYFTALVLVSIRIFCFFALVPIFFPAGTPASVKVGLALVIAYILMPGINYSSINDINSTLPFIFNCLNEVSAGLTLGFLTNLCFSMVRFAGNVMDMQVGFAMMSMFDPSSSSNTTLLERLLYWFSMVVFLAVDGHHMLIRSIIESFNIIKLGNFFLAQGSINVIIKAFIEYFTIAVQIAAPIVLIILFTDLTMSLIARTVPQLNIMILGLPVKILVGLASFCLALPIFLKLVENSFNAIPDSMKGFYNTLPVLLVFAKDDKTEQATPRKKSDARKKGQIAKSKEIGLAVTLLASTLVIAVLGGYAGSQLGYTMRTFLNDYMRISLNYESLNKILFITIWRLAVVFLPLVLPILVMGVLANLVQTRGLMSFEPLKPDFTKLNPINGFKRMFSLRAVMELLKDTLIVVIVGYVGYKFIKDNYMYILTLGQLNVQAVAKAVGSLAVSIFFRITLILIVIAIIDYMFQIFQYNRDLKMSKQEVKEEYKQDEGDPQIKGKIKQKQREIAMRRMMQEVPKATVVVTNPTHVAIALKYEDGQNAPVLVAKGLDAVALRIKQVAKDNKVPIFENRTLARLIFKQVEIDQEIPVDMYQTVAEILALVYKMR
- the fliQ gene encoding flagellar biosynthesis protein FliQ codes for the protein MSENMVIGIIKDSIQTGLLVSAPILLVAILVGLIISIFQATTQIQEQTLTFVPKLIAVAVVGLITGSWMLHQLVNFTERIFTYIAQITR
- the fliP gene encoding flagellar type III secretion system pore protein FliP (The bacterial flagellar biogenesis protein FliP forms a type III secretion system (T3SS)-type pore required for flagellar assembly.); the protein is MAVSILAIAVVVMASSTAYAAPDPSQAMPIPNINISMDNAGASTPQQYVQNIRLLIMLTVLTLLPSFIMMMTSFVRIIVVFGFLRNAMGTQQSPPNTVLVGLALFLTVYIMYPVYSTINSNALKPYMQNRITQEQAIEAGAKPLRSFMLRQTRQKDLKLFVDEAKLNYKVTADNAPLNVVIPAYVISELKTAFQIGFLIYIPFMIIDLVVASVLMSMGMFMLPPVMISLPFKLLLFVMVDGWYLLVKSLILSFS